The region GGTACACGGATCGCTTCCTCGCCAACCTGATCAGCCTGCTCCCACTCTCATGGCGAGCGTATTTTGACTGGTCCGAATTCGCCTTTCGCCCCCTGGAAGATCTCGATTTGGCGATCTGCTACAACTCGCGCTACGAGCTGCCCGGCACCGGCCCAATCGACTTTCAGATCGCGGGAGCCAACCACTTCGCCGCGGCCGGGATCGAACCGGACAGGGTTGCCGAATTCCTGACAGCCCTGGAAACAGCCTTGGCTTCAGGTGATGCGGAAGCGTTGGGCCGGATTGTGGCACCTTGAGCGCCGGGGCCGCGTCGATTTGCGGCAGTAATTGCGGGCTCTTTGCGCATTCCACCCCGATCGCGTTGCGAAATTAAACAAAAATGCTATTGACAGGGATCAAATCGGACGATAATCTATCCATGTGTGACCACAAGTCTCCCACATTATTTGTTTAAGGTAGAACCTGTCCAAGTAGAGAGTAACACCGACCACAATTAATTCCCGGAGACGTAGCGCAATAGTGCGCACCAACAATTGTTTGCCGCGGGCTTGCGCCTTGCCATCGCAATTCTTTTGCGGCAGACCAAACAGGAGAGAGAGATGAACATCTTCGTAGGCAATCTGTCACGTCAGGCAACGGAAGAGGATCTGAAGAACGCTTTTTCGGCTTTCGGCAATGTTGCCCGTGCCACCATCATCAAGGACAAGTTCTCGGGCGAACCCCGCGGCTTCGGCTTTGTTGAAATGGCGACGAAAGAAGAAGCGCAGGCGGCTATTGCCGGCATGAACGGCAAGGAATTCCTCGGCCGGACGCTGAATGTGAACGAAGCGCGCCCGCGTGAGAACAACCCCCGCATGGGCGGCGGTGGTGGCGGTGGCGATCGTCGTCCGGGTGGCGGCGGCGGTGGCCGCGGTGGTTACGGCGGCGGCCGTCGCGACCGTTAGTTCCATCGACGTTGACAGCTGGGCGGCCGAATCGCGTTCGCCCGGTACCTGCCTAATTTGACCGATATTAAAGCGCCGTCCCGTACACGCGGGACGGCGTTGCTCATTGGCAGCCAGGAGTCATGTCCCTCCCGATTGCGGATCAAGTCCTCCCAACCCTGAACGCCAGGTGACCGGCTTCACGTCTACGCCAAATCATTCGTTGCAGCCTCCGGTTCTCTCCCTCTCGACCGACCATTGCCTCACTGACGCCAGCCCCCATCGTGTCATTGCGA is a window of Candidatus Zixiibacteriota bacterium DNA encoding:
- a CDS encoding RNA-binding protein; amino-acid sequence: MNIFVGNLSRQATEEDLKNAFSAFGNVARATIIKDKFSGEPRGFGFVEMATKEEAQAAIAGMNGKEFLGRTLNVNEARPRENNPRMGGGGGGGDRRPGGGGGGRGGYGGGRRDR